Part of the Atribacterota bacterium genome, CGTGAGAGGATGACCGGAGGAGGGAAGTGAATGAGTCCACTGTGGTGGGGAATTGTGGGAAGCCTAGTGGCTGGACTGGCGACGGGGGTGGGAGGGATTCCGGTTCTTTTTCCCTCTCTCCATCGTATCTCCCATCGCTTTCACGATGAACTTCTGGGGTTTGCGGCCGGAGTGATGCTTGCCGCTTCAGCCTTTAGCCTTTTGGTTCCAGCCATCGAAGTTGGCGGAGCCTGGCCGGCGTTTTTTGGCGTGGCTCTGGGGGCTTTGTTTCTGGACCTCCTTGACCGAGCGATTCCCCACGAACACTTTGAAAAGGGCCAAGAGGGACCAGCGAGTCGTTTGCGCAAAATTTGGCTCTTTGTGATTGCCATCACTCTGCACAACTTTCCTGAGGGGCTGGCGGTGGGGGTGAGTTTTGGGAGTGGCAATATCACCACTGGTACTGTGGTGGCCACCGCCATCGGGCTTCAGAACATTCCCGAGGGAATGGCGGTGGCGATATCGCTCCTTTCGGTGGGGTATACTCGTACACAGGCTTTTCTAATCGCATTGCTCACTGGTTTAGTGGAACCATTGGGAGGGCTTTTGGGGGCAGGTCTGGTTTCGGTGATGCATTCTTTTCTTCCCTGGGGAATGAGTTTGGCTGCCGGGGCCATGATTTTTGTGATTGGCGACGAAATCATTCCCGAAACTCACCACCGGGAAAATGCCCGTTTTACCACCTATGCCCTGATGCTTGGATTCATGGTCATGATGCTCCTTGACAACGTCCTTAGCTAAGCTTTTCCCTGTACTACCTGATTCGCCCAGGTGATGAAACGATAAGGATAGGGAGTATCGGGGGCGCTTACCGCGTCGAGGTGCTCTATGTCTTCTGGGGTAAGTGACCAGCCCACGCACCCTAGGTTATCTTCAAGTTGTGCTAAACGCGTTGCTCCCAGGATAGGGATGACCCCTTCTTTTTGGAGGAGCCAGTTGAGCGCGACCTGGGCTACGGTTTTTCCATGTTTTTTGGCCAGTTCCTCAAGAAGGCTCAAAATCCGGAAGTTCTTTTCCGTGCCCCGCCGGCTCCAGTGTTCCTCCCACTCCGCTTTGGCATGGGCAATCCGACCCTCTTTGGGAAATTCTCCGGCCTTATATTTTCCGGACAAGAACCCTCCTCCCAAGGGTCCCCAGGCCATGATGGAAAGGGAGAAAGCCCGACAGGCGGGCACCACCTCAAGCTCGATGTTTCGCTCCACCAGACTGTACTCCATCTGGGCGGAAATAAAACGGGGAAGGTGAGCGTGCTCGGCGATTCCCACCGCCCGGGCGATCTGCCAGCCGGTGTAGTTGGAAAGGCCTACGTAGAGCACCTTTCCCTGACGCACCAGGAGGTCCAGGGTTTCCAGGGTCTCCTCTAAGGGGGTGGTCTGGTCAAAGCAGTGAATCTGGTACAGGTCCAGGTAATCGGTCTGCAGGCGCCGCAAGCTCCCCTCTAAAGCCCGCGCCAGGTGCTTGCGATTGGCACCGTGGTCATAAAGCCCTTCTCCCATGCGGAAAAATCCCTTGGTGGCCAGAACCACCCCGTGGCGTTTTTCGCCCTGGAGAGCTCTTCCAATGATTTCCTCTGACCGTCCCTGGGCATAGATGTTGGCGGTGTCGATGAAATTTCCTCCCCGTTCCAGGTAGAGGTGGAGCATCCGCACCGATTCCTCTTCGCTTGCCTCCCGCCCGAAGGTCATGGTTCCTAACGCCACCTCTGACACCAGAAGCCCACTTTTTCCTAAGTTCAGGTATCGCACCAGAATCCCTCCCTTTCCTCACAATGGAGCACTTTTCCTTGGCGGTGCATGTACCCTAAAAATGCTTGTACTGCCTCCCTTTCCGTTTCCAAAACCCGCAAAAGGACCTTCCCTTCCTGGTCTAAAGAGACCCTTTCCCGGTCCTGGACCATTCCCCGCAAGCGGTTGACGAGGAAATCCCGGTGGGGAGGGCTCAGGGTCACAGTGAAAAGGGAAGTTCTGGCGTACTCCGCAAGACCGCTTCGTTCTAACACCATTCGGGCAGCCTTCCCGTAGGCCTCGATGAGTCCCCGGATTCCCAATTTTTTTCCCCCAAAATAGCGCACCACCACCACTAGAGTATGGATGAGCCCAGAGTGCCGCAGGGCCCCCAGAACCGGTCTTCCAGCAGACCCGGCCGGCTCTCCCCCGTCGGAAGCAAATTCTCCATTCTCCCTCAGGCGCCAGGCGTACACGTAGTGGGTGGCACCGGGGAAGAAATTCTGCACCTCTTTCAGTTTGGCCTTCCCTTCTTCCTGACTTTCGATCCGAAAACTCAGGGCAACGAACCGGGAGCGTTCCACCATGAGTTCTACCCGGGTTTCTCTGGCGATGGTTCGCATTGGCATTTCCTCTCTAAGGAGTATAATACGAAGAAGAAAGGAAGAAAAGGGGGTGGTTGGTTGGGAGGAAATCGGATGCTTTTCCTGTTTGGAAAATTTCTCCTCATCGGTGCCTTCACTTGGGGTGGGGGATATGCCATGCTCCCGTTAATCAAGCGGGAACTGGTTCGCCCGGGACTTTTATCTCTGGATGAGTTCCTGGAGATCTTGGCTTTAGCCCAGAGCCTTCCCGGGGCCGTAGCCATCAACACCGCCTCTCTGGCCGGGCGCAAGCTCGCCGGTCCAAGGGGGCAATTTATCTCCATCTTGGGGTCGGTGCTCCCTTCTTTTTTCTCTATCGTGATCCTCGCCTTTTTCCTCTTTCGCGCCGCGAACCTTACCCCTGTGCGGCACTTTTTCCATGGGGCCATTCCAATGGTGGCGGCCCTCATCCTTTTTGCTGTATGGGATATCGGGAAAACGGTCGTCAAAAACGCGGAAGACCTCATTGTGGCCCTCCTTTTTGTGGTGCTCCTGCGCTTCTTCCACTTCCACCCTCTGTGGGTGGTTCTTCTGGGAGGGGTGTATGGGATGGTACGCAAAAAATGATGTACTTCGCTCTTTTTCTTGCCTTTTTAAGGGTGGGATTTTTTGCCTTTGGAGGGGGGCTGGCGGCTCTTCCCCTCATTGAAAAAGAGGTGGTGGAACGCACCACCTGGTTAACCCAGCGGGAATTTTTGGAGTTGGTGACCCTCTCTGAGCTCACCCCTGGCCCCATCGCGGTGAATTCGGCCACCTTCACCGGCTTTCGGGTGGGTGGGATGCTGGGAGCCTTCGTTGCTACCAGCGCCTTTTGCCTTCCCTCTCTGATTCTGGTTGCCATCACCTCCCGATTCCTGGTTCATTTTACCGATTCTTCCTGGGTGACACACTTCTTGCGAGGGTTACGTCCGGTGATCCTGGCCCTCCTTATCTCCGTAGCCCTTTCTTTCCTTCAACGGGGGGTGGATAACGTCTTTTCTCTCCTTCTTCTGGCCGGGGGGGTGGTGTTGTTCTCTCTGCGCCGGGTGAACCCGGTTCTTTTGCTCCTTCTTGCTGGACTCCTGGGAATTCTCTTCTACCGGTAGCGTTTCTGACCGCTTTCCAGGACCATCCCACCACCGCTAGGAGGATGACCCCACCCCCTAAAAGTGCCCACCTTCCCGGGGCTTCGCCCAAAAAGAGGAATACCCATATCGGGTTTAAAATCGGCTCGATGATGGGAACAAAACAGGCTTCAAAGGCCGTCGCGGTTTTCACCGCTTCCACGTAGAGAAGGTAGGCTACCCCAATCTGGAAGACCCCCAGAAGCACCAGGAACCCTATTCCCCGGGGCTCAAGAGTTCCCTGCCCCATGAAGGGAGCGCCAATCAGGGCCGCCACGATGTTACCTAGAAGTACTGCCTCAAAGGGCGAGCCATTCCGTTCTAAACGTAAAAAGATGGCCAAAAGGGCGAACATCACCCCGCTTCCAATGGCAAGAAGGTTCCCCAGGAGACTTCCCCACTCCACCTTCCCCAGAAAGAAGAAAATCATACCCAGAAACACCGTTCCCACGGCCATAAGGTCCTCTTTTCTGGGGCGCTCATGGAGGAGAGGCCCAGAGAGGAGAATCACGTAAATTGGAGCGCTATACTGCAGAATGATGGCATTGGCGGCGGTGGTCAATTTATTGGCTAACACAAACAGTACCACCGTCCCGGCATAGCTGAAAGCGGCCCCAATCTGGGTTTTAGAGAAAGTGAACCTGGGCCGGCGCAGGTAAAGGAGGAACACCAGAGCCGCTATAC contains:
- a CDS encoding chromate transporter yields the protein MLFLFGKFLLIGAFTWGGGYAMLPLIKRELVRPGLLSLDEFLEILALAQSLPGAVAINTASLAGRKLAGPRGQFISILGSVLPSFFSIVILAFFLFRAANLTPVRHFFHGAIPMVAALILFAVWDIGKTVVKNAEDLIVALLFVVLLRFFHFHPLWVVLLGGVYGMVRKK
- a CDS encoding ZIP family metal transporter; this encodes MSPLWWGIVGSLVAGLATGVGGIPVLFPSLHRISHRFHDELLGFAAGVMLAASAFSLLVPAIEVGGAWPAFFGVALGALFLDLLDRAIPHEHFEKGQEGPASRLRKIWLFVIAITLHNFPEGLAVGVSFGSGNITTGTVVATAIGLQNIPEGMAVAISLLSVGYTRTQAFLIALLTGLVEPLGGLLGAGLVSVMHSFLPWGMSLAAGAMIFVIGDEIIPETHHRENARFTTYALMLGFMVMMLLDNVLS
- a CDS encoding YigZ family protein; its protein translation is MRTIARETRVELMVERSRFVALSFRIESQEEGKAKLKEVQNFFPGATHYVYAWRLRENGEFASDGGEPAGSAGRPVLGALRHSGLIHTLVVVVRYFGGKKLGIRGLIEAYGKAARMVLERSGLAEYARTSLFTVTLSPPHRDFLVNRLRGMVQDRERVSLDQEGKVLLRVLETEREAVQAFLGYMHRQGKVLHCEEREGFWCDT
- a CDS encoding aldo/keto reductase, whose amino-acid sequence is MRYLNLGKSGLLVSEVALGTMTFGREASEEESVRMLHLYLERGGNFIDTANIYAQGRSEEIIGRALQGEKRHGVVLATKGFFRMGEGLYDHGANRKHLARALEGSLRRLQTDYLDLYQIHCFDQTTPLEETLETLDLLVRQGKVLYVGLSNYTGWQIARAVGIAEHAHLPRFISAQMEYSLVERNIELEVVPACRAFSLSIMAWGPLGGGFLSGKYKAGEFPKEGRIAHAKAEWEEHWSRRGTEKNFRILSLLEELAKKHGKTVAQVALNWLLQKEGVIPILGATRLAQLEDNLGCVGWSLTPEDIEHLDAVSAPDTPYPYRFITWANQVVQGKA
- a CDS encoding DMT family transporter, giving the protein MVTAHRGTVFLVMAALFWSLGGVLIKSVAWNPLAIAGARSGIAALVFLLYLRRPRFTFSKTQIGAAFSYAGTVVLFVLANKLTTAANAIILQYSAPIYVILLSGPLLHERPRKEDLMAVGTVFLGMIFFFLGKVEWGSLLGNLLAIGSGVMFALLAIFLRLERNGSPFEAVLLGNIVAALIGAPFMGQGTLEPRGIGFLVLLGVFQIGVAYLLYVEAVKTATAFEACFVPIIEPILNPIWVFLFLGEAPGRWALLGGGVILLAVVGWSWKAVRNATGRREFPGVQQEGAKEPGSPGAERTTPPPRPEEGEKRRYPPPVEGKKGLRR